In Salmo trutta chromosome 16, fSalTru1.1, whole genome shotgun sequence, a genomic segment contains:
- the terf2ip gene encoding telomeric repeat-binding factor 2-interacting protein 1, translated as MSSRLGGRSSPISPVLFLTVDGEPMRFFLRPGPTKVYLQPIIKAGGGLVCRAQEPGAFLLIDPEEMGSVTGSAAHWYVSTQYIRDCMEKNLQLEVEDYRFKPDSVKVNVQTRSAKRSVGSRGRMGYTLEEDKAIMTYICEHKRESRGNRVWQEMAKKGLTCHSWQSMKDRYLKQLIHRQPEPQDRRGRKTVATAASEEKGENSSEKDIPPQTSSLPQPDIIMPLAQESDASKTSSESELPQVSSSDTGLQLPQMSPQKDQAQCCPEGPGTEEPTVEPERDPSPQLEPPAQSDTTTPQLVTSKRLHQPSPPGGKHTHPQTEEAAATPSLKRARLNSGAVAEVLEKRDSAVTSGEKATTSNTTEGQLGKKKSTKRKLGILESAVREFEGSDASGDEDDDETPDLAEIAGPPPAPVPGPGRETQTPVAAPQTENSSAQIQPQSAAREKSAETQPEGQLPEASGPQWGSVPNAPATSIHVPKEPAIPSTSRVPHLFLFERDSQQAEEEEQPFTQLQLQEAKQLVLSLMRESKLGLVAVTKALLKNSGDVSAALRDPLMMPIVGNRVRQGPRWERHDDRLLLSADPSELQKKFGEEGVAKRMAFLDAE; from the exons ATGTCGTCCAGATTAGGAGGTAggtcctctcccatctcccctgTCCTGTTCCTGACGGTAGACGGTGAACCCATGCGATTCTTCCTGCGTCCCGGCCCCACCAAGGTTTACCTGCAGCCCATCATCAAGGCAGGCGGAGGCCTGGTGTGCAGGGCCCAGGAGCCTGGGGCTTTCCTACTGATAGACCCAGAGGAGATGGGGTCCGTAACGGGTTCGGCAGCCCACTGGTACGTGTCCACCCAGTACATCCGGGACTGTATGGAGAAGAACCTGCAGCTGGAGGTGGAGGATTATCGCTTCAAGCCTGACAGCGTAAAG GTGAACGTCCAGACCAGGTCAGCGAAACGGAGCGTAGGCAGCAGGGGACGCATGGGCTACACTCTGGAGGAGGATAAGGCCATTATGACCTACATCTGTGAGCACAAGCGTGAGTCGCGAGGGAACAGGGTATGGCAGGAGATGGCGAAGAAAGGTCTGACCTGTCACAGCTGGCAGTCGATGAAGGACCGCTACCTTAAACAGCTCATTCACAGACAACCTGAGCCTCAGGACCGCAGGGGAAGGAAAACTGTCGCTACTGCTGCTtcggaggagaaaggagagaactCGTCTGAGAAAGACATCCCACCACAGACCTCTTCACTTCCACAACCTGATATTATTATGCCGTTGGCCCAAGAATCAGACGCCTCAAAGACTTCCTCTGAATCCGAACTCCCTCAGGTATCATCATCAGACACTGGTCTCCAACTCCCACAGATGTCCCCTCAGAAAGACCAGGCTCAGTGCTGTCCTGAAGGACCGGGAACAGAGGAACCAACTGTGGAACCAGAGAGAGATCCCTCGCCCCAGCTAGAGCCACCAGCCCAGTCTGACACTACAACACCCCAGCTGGTCACTTCTAAGAGACTCCACCAGCCCTCTCCTCCTGggggcaaacacacacatccccagACTGAGGAGGCAGCGGCCACTCCGTCACTTAAAAGAGCCAGGTTAAATAGTGGAGCAGTGGCGGAGGTCCTGGAGAAAAGGGATTCAGCTGTTACGTCag GAGAGAAAGCAACAACCTCCAACACGACAGAGGGGCAGCTGGGAAAGAAAAAGTCCACCAAGCGAAAACTGGGCATCCTCGAGAGTGCAGTGAGAGAATTCGAGGGATCAGATGCG TCAGGGGATGAGGATGACGATGAAACTCCAGACCTGGCTGAGATTGCTGGCCCTCCCCCTGCACCAGTCCCAGGACCAGGCCGGGAGACCCAGACACCAGTAGCTGCCCCCCAGACAGAGAATAGCTCTGCTCAGATACAGCCCCAGTCTGCTGCCCGAGAGAAGAGCGCAGAGACCCAGCCTGAGGGCCAACTACCTGAGGCCAGTGGTCCCCAGTGGGGGTCGGTCCCAAATGCACCTGCAACGAGTATCCATGTCCCGAAAGAACCTGCTATCCCGTCCACTTCTAGAGTTCCTCACCTGTTCCTGTTTGAGCGTGACTCCCAACAG gcggaggaagaggagcagcCCTTTACCCAACTCCAGCTCCAGGAGGCCAAGCAGCTGGTCCTCAGCCTGATGAGGGAATCCAAACTGGGGCTGGTCGCTGTCACCAAGGCACTCCTGAAAAACAGTGGAGATGTCTCCGCTGCCCTGAGAGACCCACTGATGATGCCTATCGTAG GGAACAGGGTCCGGCAGGGCCCTCGATGGGAACGTCATGACGACCGCCTGCTGCTGTCAGCTGATCCTTCAGAACTCCAGAAAAAGTTTGGGGAAGAGGGAGTGGCCAAGAGGATGGCTTTCCTCGATGCAGAGtga